Proteins encoded within one genomic window of Humulus lupulus chromosome 1, drHumLupu1.1, whole genome shotgun sequence:
- the LOC133817546 gene encoding uncharacterized protein LOC133817546, with protein MASSSDRDANGGGRSQRSSSSSSSSTESSSFLSRSQTYALLKQQMEVAAKSEDYEEAARIRDLLKLFEEEESVLRLRRLIKEAVADERFEDAANYRDELREIAPHSLLKCSSDATTLGIRVQVRCVYIEGQSQPSKGRYFFAYRIRITNNSERPVQLLRRHWIITDAHGKIENVCFYFQVNQILYTL; from the exons ATGGCGAGTTCTTCGGATAGGGATGCCAATGGCGGAGGAAGAAGTCAGAGGTCGAGCTCGAGCTCGAGTTCGAGTACCGAGTCTAGCTCGTTTCTTTCTCGGAGCCAAACTTATGCTCTGTTGAAGCAGCAAATGGAAGTGGCGGCAAAATCTGAG GACTATGAAGAGGCTGCGAGGATTCGCGACTTGTTGAAGTTATTCGAAGAAGAGGAGTCGGTTTTGCGACTAAGAAGGTTGATTAAGGAGGCAGTTGCAGATGAAAGGTTCGAG GATGCAGCTAACTATCGCGATGAGCTGAGAGAAATTGCACCCCACTCTCTTTTGAAATGCTCAAGTGATGCAACAACCTTG GGAATCAGGGTTCAAGTGAGGTGTGTGTATATTGAGGGTCAGAGTCAGCCTTCAAAGGGTCGCTATTTCTTTGCATACAGAATACGAATTACCAATAACTCAGAACGCCCTGTCCAACTTCTTAGAAGACATTGGATTATAACCGATGCCCATGGAAAAATTGAGAATGTCTG CTTCTATTTTCAAGTTAATCAAATTCTCTACACCCTTTGA